One part of the Fusibacter sp. A1 genome encodes these proteins:
- a CDS encoding response regulator transcription factor produces the protein MIRIMIADDQLIVLSGLKTILNMEEDLEVVATAPDGEALLFELKNQTCDVVVMDIQMPNLDGVETTKRVKDLYPEVKVLVLTTFLDDNYVLDALKYGASGYLLKDTAPDEIANAIRTVSGGGTLLNEHAATTVMARLKGTVQAPVRNPIIDELTQREVDILKLIGQGKSNKEIAKSLFITEGTVKNNITRMLSKLELRDRTQLAIFAIHNNVVG, from the coding sequence ATGATTAGAATAATGATAGCAGATGACCAGCTCATCGTGCTTAGCGGATTGAAGACAATACTCAACATGGAAGAGGACCTAGAAGTGGTCGCCACCGCACCGGACGGTGAGGCGCTGCTCTTTGAACTGAAAAATCAGACATGCGATGTGGTCGTCATGGACATACAAATGCCTAACCTTGACGGTGTCGAAACCACCAAAAGGGTCAAGGATCTGTACCCCGAGGTTAAAGTACTGGTGCTCACCACCTTCTTAGACGACAATTACGTACTCGACGCACTCAAGTACGGCGCATCGGGCTACCTGCTAAAGGATACTGCGCCAGATGAGATTGCAAACGCCATAAGGACCGTAAGCGGAGGCGGCACACTCCTTAACGAACACGCTGCGACAACGGTGATGGCAAGGTTAAAAGGAACAGTCCAAGCGCCTGTAAGGAATCCGATAATCGATGAGCTTACCCAAAGAGAAGTGGATATCTTGAAACTGATCGGTCAAGGGAAGAGCAATAAGGAAATCGCAAAGTCGCTCTTTATCACGGAGGGAACGGTAAAGAACAACATCACACGCATGCTCTCAAAGCTTGAACTCAGAGACCGGACACAGCTTGCAATTTTTGCGATTCATAACAATGTCGTAGGCTAA
- a CDS encoding sensor histidine kinase codes for MPIKNKLLHILPIALVLMIGIWFDDVQGVRFFTLFGLCGLIVLQHVFRVFFHEDRRVFMTFVLEILLLVILEMQSRYVVNYFFHIAYLTLLIDMTFGVAGVKWYLLAGAAVAASMLKYVYLLSISLSVGNIAQTAFLGLVGISLIVALSLFKEIDAQRSEKEVLYQELLKAHKQLKAYSDQVKELAALEERTRLAREIHDTLGHDLIATVMSLEMAQRKSEDDELKAILQQAKTSVKKGLSDIRQVVSALRLPSERLGVKEIENLISEFESKSDWTIIRTIDVPEEDLNEQTVTTLFRVVQESLTNIAKHAHASFVQIIIIKEEAGIVFSIADNGIGAQDSGEGYGLKGITERVEALSGAVKFETDKGFTVKGILPLGGDHD; via the coding sequence ATGCCGATAAAAAATAAATTATTACATATTCTACCGATCGCCCTTGTGCTTATGATCGGAATCTGGTTTGACGATGTTCAGGGGGTTCGCTTTTTCACCCTGTTCGGATTGTGCGGGTTGATCGTATTACAGCACGTTTTCAGGGTTTTCTTTCATGAGGACAGGCGTGTTTTTATGACCTTTGTTTTAGAGATCCTGTTGCTGGTCATTTTAGAGATGCAGTCGCGCTATGTGGTCAATTACTTTTTCCATATCGCTTATCTCACGCTCCTGATCGATATGACATTCGGAGTCGCTGGTGTGAAGTGGTATCTGCTTGCCGGAGCCGCCGTGGCGGCATCCATGCTTAAATACGTCTACCTTTTAAGTATCAGCTTAAGCGTTGGAAACATCGCACAAACGGCGTTTTTGGGTCTTGTAGGCATCTCGCTGATTGTCGCCCTTTCACTCTTTAAAGAGATCGACGCCCAGCGTAGTGAGAAGGAAGTGCTCTACCAGGAACTGTTGAAGGCGCATAAGCAGCTCAAAGCCTATTCCGATCAGGTCAAGGAGCTTGCCGCCCTGGAAGAACGCACAAGACTCGCCCGTGAGATACACGACACCCTCGGGCACGACTTGATAGCGACGGTGATGTCGCTTGAAATGGCTCAAAGAAAGTCTGAGGATGATGAGCTAAAAGCAATACTGCAGCAGGCGAAAACCTCTGTGAAGAAAGGGCTAAGTGACATCAGACAGGTCGTCAGCGCCTTAAGGCTGCCGTCTGAGCGCTTGGGTGTAAAGGAGATCGAAAACCTGATCTCTGAATTCGAGAGCAAGAGTGACTGGACCATAATAAGGACCATCGATGTACCAGAGGAAGACCTAAATGAGCAAACGGTCACGACGCTCTTCAGGGTGGTTCAGGAGTCGCTAACAAATATCGCGAAGCACGCCCATGCAAGCTTTGTGCAGATCATCATCATCAAAGAAGAGGCCGGAATCGTGTTCAGCATCGCTGACAACGGAATAGGCGCACAGGATTCTGGTGAAGGGTACGGTTTAAAGGGAATCACAGAGCGGGTTGAGGCCTTATCCGGTGCCGTCAAATTTGAAACAGACAAAGGCTTTACCGTAAAAGGGATACTGCCGCTTGGGGGAGACCATGATTAG
- a CDS encoding FeoB-associated Cys-rich membrane protein, with product MGTLITILLAVGIGILVAINVKNTIKNTKKGSCSGCPSDCSSGSCSTKVNIDDL from the coding sequence ATGGGAACACTCATCACAATTCTACTGGCGGTAGGAATAGGAATACTTGTCGCCATCAATGTGAAAAACACCATCAAGAACACGAAAAAAGGATCCTGCAGCGGATGCCCGAGCGACTGCTCGAGCGGTAGCTGCAGCACCAAGGTCAATATTGACGACTTATAA